One genomic segment of Stigmatopora argus isolate UIUO_Sarg chromosome 1, RoL_Sarg_1.0, whole genome shotgun sequence includes these proteins:
- the LOC144073447 gene encoding serine/threonine-protein kinase WNK2 isoform X8 translates to MEHDAHLKMNERPQPVSQRELQINACDGERLAGLAARGGSDPSSTYQKITRHRFIRRSLWFSDTDEQASEASEGDRTQTVAGGKQGTSGGVQEDVGAESQGGPKDDVEESARGDTEKAKSSRDVLNATCAEGAKSTIKAASEETEEEAGMKAVSTSPGGRFLKFDIELGRGSFKTVYKGLDTETWVEVAWCELQDRKLSKMERQRFKEEAEMLKGLQHPNIVRFYDFWESPLKGKKYIVLVTELMTSGTLKTYLKRFKVMKPKVLRSWCRQILKGLHFLHTRTPPIIHRDLKCDNIFITGPTGSVKIGDLGLATLKAASFAKSVIGTPEFMAPEMYEEHYDEAVDVYAFGMCMLEMATSEYPYSECQNAAQIYRKVTSGVKPASYNKIVDPEIKEIIGECICQKREERYTIKDLLNHAFFAEDTGVRVELAEEDDGQKTSIALKLWVEDHKKLKGKYKESGAIEFTFDLEKEVPEVVAQEMVESGFFHESDVKTVGKSLRDRVALIKWRRERTVLASSQMDAGHGFHMATSQSVTSQEAHAGRPSRLEQPADVEQQNQPRTPPASLTSVTSDGTFDSGKGSTVYSDSHSSQQSVLYQSLLEPITIAVQQASSVGHQTQAPELMSQQYLQPGQSYPAPPYPCQPNVTPQSQATSCSVNTHLAASCYPTPSISAVPGRQHITQCCQMQGQQQQHATSVQQQTYTVPAYQPSVQTEPSCPVPHCQLMQPSTGASLLPSGAEWPNQQTGSFLNNQQMLGNQAHQLNPTQNCQGTQNGVQACTQTQFPSVHQQISQPPLHSNSLQCAGQQEVLLPASQQHSHHLGQMALPQSSQDVPQFVVQQDQSNQQYSTTSVPDSSFTRSAISAIPAQGHYLPGQSSATPQTYAGVPLVLTPSQLVTSQHSQATQMTTKPVSLVGQEGLNQGPNPPQPVCNFPTQTMCGQQPLLETDVQQQLQPQISTALPPPVLQSSQMSQNMMMASHAGLVQMTLIAQPAHFSTPAPNSSDQSTLATAGQCEKKDIQVPSLQLGESHRASCGLASSSLTQQNFIAVTGDACVTEANTEDQATEKHTGGQSYDSVNSDATSGKEMSDGCDGPHASKCQSKIRKHHRRSTRTRSRQEKTSRPKLSMLNVCNTGDKMVECQLETHNQKMVTFKFDLDGDAPEEIATYMVENDFILHLEKEVFIEQLKDIVDKAEDLLSEDTEAEKTSDQASSPTSEGVGTVVAEGIKSCPPSSPQLVYQQNVLHTGKRWFIICPVADRECEKSASLSLKANSTTPAVSSSLQSVSLQSSLQDHKASMVHGFLDDCVIQEQSKVVGRKESLSVEETCISAASIVSDIPCCAFAPPVSLDVNAADKAEVNASGTLTSHLDWKPSPTGEGPSHRAAQQSVVLQQPYPAPILPASLSSQPQSPAHQTSVPQVGSGGPGDSDGEGPRRVEFADRTIKTLDKKLRNLLYQEHAPCQPCGATSDPHASAAEASGVLSVSDGHSSEGPLTKKQGEPLMRSTAPSVICVEKKSNSHSTFSSCPQGSQSADKNNKGCVPAGTLPADPESTSVSQPRCNNRFSAPPNFYQATPTSSPDVTPHHLPRAVTISSSTGHPYCRSSALRSDSADEDSGGRALPAVRADARTQSEHAGSHLVKRAVAFLKRSGRSKSEQSSDSPSRRTLEMNGHAPSPSMGQTPTSYISSDNDSEFEDADMRKELQKLREKHMKEISELQAFQRSEIEHLYQEVGKSLPSNVGLLHAAPPSGRRRRASKHKVKAGKLLNPMVQQLKSNLSTTTVERKVESSGSSSGSPAKSSAMSDCSARFSGSSSSNNQSSATPEQVHTQQPCSMKCSLSSDNIYAGQHNDGLTNLTGRGWTVYHQTSERVTYKSSSKPRTRFLSGPVSLSIWSTLKRLCLGKERSSRSSLHTTTAQMPPSAAAPLSPSPQPIGRVAQVQSNNSNNKKNTFTEDLHKLVDDWAKETKAATAYQPPPSLNQIKEQKRLQDLESKVQFPPQATSQKMNSVWSSLSLPQQPSMPSGPLAGHPGYLLPASPYAGTAPAQRCPGLPNAIPGGAKAGVQARETEKGSPPKSARTS, encoded by the exons ATGGAGCACGACGCtcatctgaaaatgaatgagagGCCGCAGCCAGTTTCGCAGCGTGAACTGCAAATAAACGCGTGTGACGGCGAACGCCTCGCCGGGTTGGCGGCGAGAGGTGGCAGCGACCCTTCTTCCACTTACCAGAAGATTACACGGCATAGGTTCATCAGGAGAAGCCTATGGTTCTCCGACACGGACGAGCAGGCCTCAGAGGCGTCGGAAGGGGATCGCACGCAAACGGTAGCGGGCGGGAAGCAAGGTACAAGTGGAGGCGTACAGGAGGACGTGGGCGCTGAGAGTCAAGGTGGGCCAAAAGATGACGTGGAAGAAAGCGCCAGAGGTGATACGGAAAAGGCGAAGAGCAGCAGAGATGTACTTAATGCCACATGTGCTGAAGGTGCTAAAAGCACCATCAAGGCAGCTAGTGAGGAGACGGAGGAAGAGGCGGGGATGAAGGCCGTGTCCACCTCCCCGGGGGGACGCTTCCTCAAATTTGACATCGAGCTTGGGAGGGGCTCCTTTAAGACCGTCTACAAAGGCCTGGATACTGAAACCTGGGTGGAGGTTGCCTGGTGTGAGCTGCAG GATCGAAAACTGTCAAAAATGGAACGTCAACGCTTCAAGGAAGAGGCTGAGATGTTAAAAGGACTCCAGCATCCAAACATAGTCCGTTTTTACGACTTTTGGGAGTCTCCACTCAAAGGAAAAAAGTACATTGTTTTGGTCACGGAGCTAATGACATCGGGGACTCTCAAAAC CTATCTGAAGCGTTTCAAGGTAATGAAGCCCAAGGTGTTGAGAAGCTGGTGCAGGCAGATCCTCAAAGGCCTTCACTTTCTCCACACCAGAACTCCCCCCATTATCCACAGGGACCTCAAGTGCGATAACATTTTCATCACTGGCCCAACAGGCTCCGTCAAGATTGGTGATTTAGGGCTAGCCACCCTAAAGGCTGCGTCTTTTGCAAAGAGCGTCATCG GGACTCCAGAATTTATGGCTCCTGAGATGTATGAGGAGCACTACGACGAAGCTGTGGATGTCTATGCCTTTGGCATGTGTATGCTTGAAATGGCCACTTCAGAATATCCTTACTCAGAATGTCAGAATGCTGCACAGATTTACCGAAAAGTCACAAGT GGAGTCAAGCCTGCCAGTTACAATAAAATCGTGGATCCTGAAATTAAAGAGATTATTGGCGAATGCATCTGCCAAAAGAGGGAAGAGCG CTACACCATCAAGGACCTCCTAAATCACGCCTTCTTTGCGGAGGACACGGGGGTGAGGGTAGAGCTCGCTGAGGAGGATGACGGGCAAAAGACCTCCATCGCCCTGAAACTGTGGGTGGAGGACCACAAGAAATTGAAAGGGAAATATAAGGAGAGTGGAGCCATTGAATTCACGTTTGATCTGGAGAAGGAAGTCCCTGAGGTGGTGGCGCAAGAGATG GTGGAGTCTGGATTCTTCCATGAAAGTGATGTGAAGACTGTAGGAAAATCACTTCGGGACCGTGTGGCCTTGATCAAATGGAGAAGAGAGAGAACAGTGCTGGCTAGCTCTCAAATGGATGCCGGACACGGATTCCACATGGCAACTTCTCAGAGCGTGACTTCTCAGGAGGCGCATGCAGGACGGCCCTCACGGCTAGAGCAGCCAGCAGATGTGGAGCAGCAAAATCAGCCACGTACACCGCCAGCCAGTCTCACTTCAGTGACAT CAGACGGCACTTTTGACAGTGGCAAGGGCTCAACTGTGTACTCGGATTCTCACAGCAGCCAGCAGAGCGTCCTCTATCAGTCCCTACTGGAGCCCATCACTATAGCAGTACAGCAG GCCAGTTCCGTGGGTCACCAGACTCAAGCGCCAGAACTCATGTCTCAACAATATCTACAGCCCGGCCAGAGTTACCCTGCTCCTCCATACCCATGCCAACCCAATGTCACACCACAAAGTCAGGCTACTTCATGCTCAGTCAACACCCATCTTGCAGCCAGTTGTTACCCTACTCCCAGTATTTCAGCAGTACCTGGCCGACAACATATTACGCAGTGTTGCCAGATGCAAGGTCAGCAACAACAACATGCGACCTCGGTCCAGCAACAGACTTATACTGTGCCAGCTTATCAGCCGTCAGTGCAAACTGAACCAAGTTGCCCAGTTCCCCACTGTCAACTGATGCAGCCTTCCACTGGTGCTTCATTGCTTCCATCTGGGGCCGAATGGCCCAATCAACAAACTGGATCATTTCTTAATAACCAGCAGATGCTTGGTAATCAAGCCCACCAACTGAACCCAACGCAAAATTGTCAAGGGACACAAAATGGGGTGCAGGCGTGCACTCAAACACAATTCCCAAGTGTACACCAACAAATATCACAGCCTCCTCTCCATTCCAATAGTCTTCAGTGTGCCGGGCAACAGGAAGTACTCCTGCCAGCTTCTCAGCAGCATAGCCACCACCTGGGGCAAATGGCTCTTCCACAATCCAGTCAGGATGTGCCCCAGTTTGTAGTCCAGCAGGACCAGTCAAATCAACAATATTCTACAACTAGTGTACCTGATTCCTCCTTTACACGTTCTGCCATCAGTGCTATTCCTGCTCAGGGTCATTATCTGCCCGGGCAGTCGTCTGCGACACCACAGACCTATGCAGGAGTTCCCCTGGTTCTTACTCCAAGCCAATTGGTCACCTCACAACATAGCCAAGCGACACAAATGACTACAAAG CCTGTGTCATTGGTTGGACAAGAGGGGTTGAACCAGGGGCCGAATCCTCCTCAGCCAGTGTGCAATTTTCCAACGCAGACAATGTGTGGCCAGCAGCCACTCCTGGAAACCGATGTACAGCAGCAGCTTCAACCACAGATTTCGACTGCATTGCCACCACCGGTACTACAGTCCTCACAG ATGTCTCAGAACATGATGATGGCTAGTCATGCTGGCCTTGTCCAGATGACCCTTATCGCACAACCCGCACACTTCTCCACACCTGCACCGAACAGTTCAGACCAGAGCACACTTGCCACTGCAGGCCAGTGTGAAAAGAAGGACATTCAGGTTCCGTCTCTTCAACTCGGCGAGTCTCATAGGGCATCTTGTGGATTAGCAAGTTCCAGTTTGACACAGCAGAATTTCATTGCTGTCACTGGAGACGCATGTGTAACTGAGGCAAACACCGAG GATCAAGCTACAGAAAAACACACTGGTGGTCAAAGCTATGACAG TGTCAACTCTGATGCCACATCAGGGAAAGAGATGAGCGATGGCTGTGATGGTCCCCATGCAAGTAAATGCCAGAGTAAAATCCGCAAACACCATCGCAGGTCGACGCGCACTCGGTCTCGCCAAGAAAAGACGAGCAGGCCAAAGCTCAGTATGCTAAAT GTCTGTAACACCGGGGACAAGATGGTAGAGTGCCAATTGGAAACGCACAATCAAAAAATGGTCACATTCAAATTCGACCTGGATGGCGATGCGCCTGAAGAGATTGCTACTTACATG GTGGAGAATGATTTCATCCTACACTTGGAAAAAGAAGTCTTCATTGAACAGCTCAAGGACATTGTAGACAAAGCTGAGGACTTGCTGAGTGAGGATACAGAGGCAGAGAAAACCTCTGACCAGGCAAGCAGTCCCACGAGTGAAGGAGTTGGCACAGTGGTTGCTGAG GGAATTAAGTCATGTCCCCCCAGCAGTCCTCAATTAGTCTACCAACAAAATG TACTTCACACTGGCAAGCGTTGGTTCATCATCTGTCCAGTGGCTGATCGGG AATGCGAAAAGTCCGCCTCACTGTCACTCAAAGCCAACAGCACTACGCCTGCAGTGTCTAGCTCTCTTCAGTCTGTCTCCTTGCAAAGTTCCCTTCAAGACCATAAGGCCAGCATGGTTCATGGTTTTTTGGATGATTGTGTCATTCAAGAGCAGAGTAAAGTTGTAGGCCGAAAGGAGAGCCTTTCCGTAGAAGAAACTTGCATCTCTGCTGCGTCCATCGTGAGTGACATCCCATGCTGTGCTTTCGCGCCCCCGGTTTCATTGGACGTGAATGCTGCCGACAAAGCAGAGGTCAACGCCTCAGGCACGTTAACCAGCCATCTGGATTGGAAGCCCAGTCCCACCGGAGAAGGCCCCTCCCACCGAGCCGCTCAGCAGTCAGTGGTCCTCCAGCAACCCTACCCGGCACCGATACTGCCGGCGTCACTCTCTTCCCAACCTCAGAGTCCGGCGCATCAGACATCCGTTCCTCAAGTGGGCAGTGGGGGCCCGGGGGATTCGGACGGCGAGGGGCCACGCCGCGTAGAGTTTGCCGATCGCACCATCAAGACGTTAGACAAGAAGTTGAGAAATCTGTTGTATCAGGAGCACGCTCCCTGTCAGCCGTGTGGTGCCACATCTGACCCTCATGCATCTGCCGCGGAAGCGTCTGGCGTCCTGTCTGTCTCGGACGGCCACAGCAGCGAGGGACCGTTGACCAAGAAACAGGGAGAGCCCTTG atgaggTCTACGGCACCAAGCGTGATTTGtgttgagaaaaaaagcaacagTCACAGCACTTTCTCCAGTTGTCCTCAAGGGTCACAAAGTGCTGATAAAAATAACAAGGGCTGTGTTCCTGCGGGCACATTGCCAGCTGATCCCGAAAGTACAAGTGTATCCCAACCCCGTTGCAATAACCGCTTCTCTGCACCGCCAAACTTCTACCAGGCTACCCCTACATCTAGCCCAGATGTCACACCCCACCATTTGCCCCGCGCCGTCACCATTAGCTCTTCCACTGGTCACCCTTACTGCCGCTCGTCAGCCCTCCGCTCAGACTCGGCGGATGAGGATAGCGGCGGCAGGGCTCTTCCGGCCGTCCGCGCCGATGCCCGCACTCAATCCGAGCACGCTGGAAGCCACCTTGTCAAGAGGGCGGTGGCGTTCCTGAAGCGATCCGGTCGGAGTAAAAGTGAGCAAAGTTCAGATTCGCCGAGCCGACGGACGTTGGAGATGAACGGCCACGCTCCTTCACCTTCGATGGGACAAACGCCGACTTCTTACATCAGCAGTGACAATGACTCGGAATTTGAGGATGCAGACATGAGGAAAGAACTTCAAAAGCTGAGAGAAAA GCACATGAAGGAGATCTCAGAATTACAAGCTTTCCAGAGGAGTGAAATTGAGCACCTGTACCAAGAGGTGGGAAAATCTTTGCCTTCCAATGTGGGCCTACTTCACGCTGCCCCTCCCAGCGGCCGCCGACGGAGGGCCAGCAAGCACAAAGTCAAAGCTGGAAAATTGCTCAATCCGATGGTGCAGCAGCTCAAAAGTAATCTCAGCACCACCACAGTGGAGAGAAAAG TTGAGAGTTCTGGCAGTTCATCGGGATCCCCCGCTAAAAGTTCGGCCATGTCTGACTGCTCGGCCCGCTTCAGCGGCAGCTCCAGCTCCAACAATCAGAGTAGCGCAACCCCAGAACAGGTCCATACCCAGCAGCCATGTTCCATGAAATGCTCACTCTCCTCGGATAACATCTACGCTGGCCAGCACAATGATGGGTTGACCAACTTGACAGGCCGAG gcTGGACGGTTTACCACCAAACGTCAGAGAGAGTCACCTATAAATCTAGTAGCAAACCACGCACTAGattcctcagtggacctgtgtCTCTGTCCATCT GGTCCACTCTGAAACGACTATGTCTAGGCAAAGAGCGCAGTAGTA